The Methanobrevibacter sp. region CTTTTTATTCCTCAAAGAAACAAGTCCCATTAAAGAAGAACAAACTTTACCATTCTCTTTAAAGGTACCCCTTCCAGAATAGAATTCATCATCAGCCAATATCTGACCGGGAATAACTAAATCTTTATTTTCCACATATATCATAATAATCCCATTAACCTAATTATTTAATGGCTTTAGTTTCTGCTTCTCCGCCTGAAATCTCAGCCATTTTTGCAACAAAAGAATTTTGAAGACCACCGGACATTTCAATAATACCAATCCATGAACCATCCTGTTGCCATTCTTCATTAATAATTTCACCAAATCCATGAATAACAGAATAAGCGCTTCCGGCAGCAGCACCTGGAAGTCTAACAGCCATTTTAACTTTTTCAAACCTGATTGGAATAAGCGGTTTAATGGCCTTTAATGCTGTTTGTACCTGCTGGTCAACAGATGTGAAAGGGTCAAATTTAACTTTTGCCTCTTCACATGCATTTTCAATTCTTTGAACGGGATGTGGTAAACCATTTTGGGGATTAACTGCTTCTTTAGCTATTTTATTAATAACCAGCTTCCTTTTATCTTCTTGCATTTTTCGCTTTTGCTCAGCAGTTAATTGAACAGTGCCTTTTTCAAGTATAATTTTAGAAACTTCAATAGGATCAGTAGTTCCAAATATTTTATCCATAGCTTCGCCAGAAGCTTTATCTCCTTTTTTAGAGTCCTTAAAAATTTCTTCAACAGCTAGAAG contains the following coding sequences:
- a CDS encoding ribosome assembly factor SBDS: LLAVEEIFKDSKKGDKASGEAMDKIFGTTDPIEVSKIILEKGTVQLTAEQKRKMQEDKRKLVINKIAKEAVNPQNGLPHPVQRIENACEEAKVKFDPFTSVDQQVQTALKAIKPLIPIRFEKVKMAVRLPGAAAGSAYSVIHGFGEIINEEWQQDGSWIGIIEMSGGLQNSFVAKMAEISGGEAETKAIK